Proteins encoded within one genomic window of Sphaerotilus montanus:
- a CDS encoding GGDEF domain-containing protein: protein MRFPWPPDTITRIAVGIAALVVLCLMGLDYAFGLVPSPVRMEIDRRQAVSQLLADQIALVATRLGPKDVDQVLYGARRNEGLLLGMALRSTAGEAVAVTGVTPPRVRPDFRSTSTHIRVPVMLQGQPWGALELHWAPIAAESFPQMLLIPQALWPMLTFAGLVVLLRLYLGKVLHQLDPSTAVPERVSKAYNTLSESVIMLDGQGRVVLVNEAFRVLVGQRSVQIGRRLEEHGWLRDGAELQPGVGYPWTLALQTHTPCSRLPMKLRLGEELRVTLVSCSPIEQKQQTVGCLVVISDQTHIERSNESLRLTTSQLQSANDEIQKKNAELFRLATRDPMTDCLNRRAFFETGGTQKDQCNLLGQPVAVIMCDIDHFKSFNDRYGHAIGDEVIKAVAVIYNGAAAETGLACRYGGEEFCVMLPGSDEAQAAVFAERLRKLVQDTAGDGIDYEPRLSITSSFGVAVTRSPRLSLEQLIDQADQALYLSKRSGRNRCTLFEPAQTAAAEADASAAA from the coding sequence ATGCGATTTCCCTGGCCACCCGACACGATCACCCGCATTGCCGTGGGCATCGCCGCGCTCGTGGTGCTGTGTCTCATGGGGCTGGACTATGCCTTCGGGCTGGTGCCCAGCCCGGTGCGCATGGAGATCGATCGGCGCCAGGCGGTCAGCCAGCTGCTGGCCGACCAGATCGCGCTGGTCGCGACGCGTCTGGGGCCGAAGGACGTGGACCAGGTGCTGTATGGCGCGCGCCGCAACGAGGGCCTGCTGCTCGGCATGGCGCTGCGTTCCACGGCTGGCGAGGCGGTCGCGGTGACGGGGGTCACGCCACCGCGTGTCCGGCCGGATTTCCGCAGTACATCCACCCACATCCGTGTGCCGGTGATGCTGCAGGGGCAGCCATGGGGGGCGCTGGAGCTGCACTGGGCGCCGATCGCCGCCGAGTCCTTTCCGCAGATGCTGCTGATTCCCCAGGCGCTGTGGCCGATGCTGACCTTCGCGGGGCTGGTGGTGCTGCTGCGGCTGTATCTGGGCAAGGTGCTGCACCAGCTCGATCCCAGCACGGCGGTGCCGGAGCGGGTGAGCAAGGCCTACAACACGCTGTCCGAGTCGGTCATCATGCTGGACGGGCAGGGCCGCGTCGTGCTGGTCAACGAGGCCTTCCGGGTGCTGGTCGGTCAGCGCAGTGTCCAGATCGGCCGCCGGCTGGAAGAGCACGGCTGGCTGCGCGATGGCGCGGAACTGCAGCCGGGCGTCGGTTATCCCTGGACCCTGGCGTTGCAGACCCATACGCCTTGCTCCCGGCTGCCGATGAAGCTGCGCCTCGGGGAGGAACTGCGGGTGACCCTGGTGAGCTGCAGTCCGATCGAGCAGAAGCAGCAGACGGTGGGCTGTCTGGTCGTGATTTCCGACCAGACCCACATCGAACGCAGCAACGAGAGCCTGCGTCTGACGACCAGCCAGCTGCAGTCCGCCAACGACGAGATCCAGAAGAAGAACGCCGAGCTGTTCCGTCTGGCCACCCGCGATCCCATGACCGACTGCCTCAACCGCCGGGCGTTCTTCGAAACCGGCGGCACCCAGAAGGACCAGTGCAACCTGCTGGGGCAGCCGGTGGCGGTCATCATGTGCGACATCGACCACTTCAAGTCGTTCAATGACCGCTATGGCCATGCCATCGGCGACGAGGTGATCAAGGCCGTGGCGGTCATCTACAACGGGGCGGCTGCCGAGACCGGACTGGCCTGCCGCTATGGCGGGGAAGAGTTCTGCGTGATGCTGCCCGGCAGCGACGAGGCGCAGGCGGCCGTCTTCGCCGAGCGGCTGCGCAAGCTGGTGCAGGACACGGCCGGCGACGGCATCGACTACGAGCCCCGGCTCAGCATCACCTCCAGCTTCGGGGTGGCGGTGACGCGCTCGCCGAGGCTCTCGCTGGAGCAGCTCATCGACCAGGCGGACCAGGCGCTCTACTTGTCCAAGCGCTCGGGGCGCAACCGCTGCACGCTGTTCGAGCCCGCGCAGACCGCAGCGGCCGAGGCCGACGCCAGTGCCGCAGCCTGA
- a CDS encoding adenylate/guanylate cyclase domain-containing protein, which translates to MPQTVTCTVLFADLRGSTSLYESLGNAEAASVVTHSVAVVARIMEGQGGRVIKTLGDGLMAVFPHPVGGVRAAEEVHESLERVMGAARPSRSPVMRVQIAMAHGEVIEVAGDCFGDAVNVSARLLDHAGDNETLITSQTLAVLPPDVRERFRRLERLHLRGRVEPVEVWRFEPRRSGPDPLSTMFGDSAPTTVPEGIRLVSEGVSRIHTVRNLPAILGRSHEAAYCLDDSRVSRMHARIEWHSGNFQLTDLSSNGTYVRFGRQSEVVTLRRGACTLHGRGVICLGVSPNIINAPTVSFEVLRFDDTDPLPL; encoded by the coding sequence ATGCCGCAGACCGTCACTTGCACCGTTCTCTTTGCCGATCTGCGCGGCAGCACGTCCCTGTACGAAAGCCTGGGGAATGCCGAGGCCGCGTCCGTCGTCACGCACAGCGTGGCGGTGGTTGCCCGCATCATGGAAGGCCAGGGCGGGCGGGTGATCAAGACGCTCGGTGACGGTCTGATGGCGGTGTTCCCGCACCCGGTCGGTGGCGTGCGGGCCGCAGAGGAAGTCCACGAGTCGCTCGAACGGGTCATGGGGGCCGCGCGTCCGTCACGCAGCCCGGTGATGCGCGTGCAGATCGCCATGGCGCATGGCGAGGTGATCGAGGTGGCCGGCGACTGTTTCGGCGATGCGGTGAACGTGTCCGCCCGGCTGCTGGACCACGCGGGAGACAACGAGACCCTGATCACGTCGCAGACCCTGGCCGTGCTGCCGCCGGATGTGCGGGAGCGGTTTCGCCGGCTGGAGCGGCTGCACCTGCGCGGGCGCGTCGAGCCGGTCGAGGTCTGGCGGTTCGAGCCACGGCGCTCCGGCCCGGATCCGCTGTCGACCATGTTCGGCGACTCGGCGCCCACCACGGTGCCGGAGGGCATCCGCCTCGTCAGCGAAGGCGTCTCGCGCATCCACACGGTGCGCAACCTGCCGGCCATCCTGGGCCGCAGTCACGAGGCGGCGTATTGTCTGGACGACAGCCGCGTCTCGCGCATGCACGCCCGCATCGAGTGGCACAGCGGCAACTTCCAGCTCACCGACCTCAGCTCCAACGGCACCTATGTGCGCTTCGGGCGGCAGTCCGAGGTGGTCACGCTGCGCCGCGGGGCCTGCACGCTGCATGGCCGCGGCGTGATCTGCCTGGGCGTCAGCCCGAACATCATCAACGCCCCCACGGTCAGCTTCGAAGTCCTGCGCTTCGACGACACGGACCCGCTGCCGCTCTGA